CAAACGTTAGTCACGCAATTCTTGGACAAACTACTTTTGTTGTTTATCGGGTACGCGCTCTTGCAGTTCTTACTGCCCATATGGAAGATCCACACTTTGTGTCTCACAGAGCCAGCCATCACCATCAGTGAGCATGCTGTTCGCTCTCGTGACTAGGCCTTATTTGTAGAAATGCAGGCACCTAGTATCAAAGCTAAGGTGTAACCCATGAAACTTGTCCTGATCCGTCATGGAGTAACCGACTGGAACGCCGCCCGCCGAATGCAGGGCCAAACCGATGTCCCGATCAGCGACGAAGGTCGTGCCCAGGCGGAGCGCATTCGCCCCATCTTGGAATCGCTTGCGCCAGGCTATGTGGTTACCTCCGCGCTGCAGCGCACGATCCAAACCGCCGAGGCTGCTGGCCTGCACATCGACAAGAAAGATGCGCGATTGAACGAGTTCAGTTTGGGCGAATGGGAGGGTGCGCTTATCGACGAGCTTGTCGCCGAAGAATATGACCAGTGGGGCCTTGGCAAGTTTACTCCTCCGGGAGGCGAGGATATGGATGATTTTTTCCTGCGCATCAACTCGGCAGTGTTCGAGGCGTTGGCCCACGCGCGCAAGAACAACATCGACACGGTCTGCATTATCTCCCACGGGGGTGTCATTCGTCGCTACCTCGCGCGCGGTATTGGCCTGAACATCTCCAAGATGGTTAACCCCCGCCATGCTGGAGTTTCTGTGCTGAACATCGAAGCAGAGGACATTCGCCTAGAGATGTATAACTACGTTGGCGTCTAAACCTGTACTTCTCGATTGCGACCCAGGCATCGACGACACCCTTGCCCTGATCTACCTCGCGGGTCTGCATTCGCTCGGTGAGATTGAGCTCCACGCGGTCACCACCACTGCCGGCAATGCCGACGTTGCAACCACCGCCCGCAATGCCGCCTGGGTGCTGAACGCGTGCGGTATTTCGACCATTCCCGTCGTCCCCGGGGAGCCTGCCCCGCAGAAAGTTCCTTTGGTCACTACCCCAGAAACCCACGGGGACAGCGGACTCGGCTACTTCAACGCGCCCGAGCACATGCTTGGCGACGACTATGTGGACCTCTGGCAGCGCGCCGTTGACACTCATGGCCGCGACCTCCACGTGATCGTCACTGGCCCCGCAACAAACGTAAGCGCTTTCCGCTCCCGCGATCCACAACGCTTCGCAGAGCTTGTGAATATCACCGTGATGGGTGGTGCGGTGAACCACCGAGGAAACAGCACTCCAACTGCCGAGTGGAACTTCTGGGTGGACCCCCACGCTGCCGCCGATATTTTCGACCACGCGCCCTGTCCCATCACGCTGTGCAGCTTGGAGGTCACTGACCAGATGTTGGTTGGCCCGGAACGGCTCCAGGACATCGTCGACAAGCTTGGTGCGACTGCAATCGCGCAGTACTTGCCGGAGATCCTGCGGTTTTACTTTGAGTTTCATCAAGCAAAGGGCGAGGGTTATCAGGCGCAGATTCACGATCTGCTCACATGCATGATCGCATTGGGAACCATCGACTTCGCAGCGACGGCGACCACCGTGGCAGTAGAAACCGAGAGCCCATTGCTACGCGGGACGTCGGTAGCTGATGTGCGCGGGCACTGGGGCAGGCAGCCAAATGCTCGGTTGGTGACTTCCGCCGCCATTCAAGCGGCCCACGACGAGTTCGACCGCGCCTGTGCTGCCCTGAATCGGTAGGCCACATTGGCTTAAATACAAGGGTCGGGCTACACTAATCCTCGTTTTCATCGCCCGAGGTGACATAGGGCGATGGTTTCCCATACGCAATTCCGCATTCCTTCGCGAGGAATCTCTATGTCACATGAAACCTTTTCGCCTGCTCGTCGCATCATTGCCGGAGTCGGAGCGCTTGTTATCGCAGCTACCTGGGTGTACCTGGCGCTGGTACGCCCGACCAACTGGGAATCCGTCGGCGGATCCACGGAAGCTCTCATCGCACTCGCTGGCTATGTTGGCGGAGCCGCGCTTCTTCTCATTGCTACTTTGCCAGTCTTGCCAGCGCGTACTATCGGCGTGATTCCAGTGGCGCTCGTGCTCAACATCGTCATCGGGCAGATTGTTGGTTCGGTGGGAATCCCGCTGTACTTGGATTCTGTTGGTACCATCTTGGTCGCAGCTCTTGCCGGGCCTATTGCAGGACTTGCCACAGGTACGTTGAGCTCAGTGGTGTGGGGGCTGCTCAACCCTGCTGCCTTGCCGTTTGCTGCGGTCTCAGCGGCGACGGGTTGGCTTTCCGGAACCGCTATTCACCGGTTTGGCGCATTTAAGAACGTGTTGCGTGTGGTGCTGTGGGGTGCGGTTATCGGTTTGATCTGTGGCATGCTCGCGGCGCCTGTTGCAGCTTTCGTCTATGGAGGAACTGCAGGCGTTGGCACCGGTGCACTGGTCAGCCTGTTCCGCGAGATGGGCAACTCACTGATCGGGTCGGTGACCTTGCAATCCTTCGTTTCCGATCCACTGGACAAGATCGTCGTCATGCTGATCGTCTTTGCCGCGATCAAGGCGCTACCGCAGAAGACGCTGCGTGCTTTCCGACCGCTTGGAACCACGTCGCAAGAAGCGAACTAGGTGTGCGCACGGTCAACCCCCTGACGGCGCTGAGCCTGGGATTTACCGGCTGGATCGTGGCCCTGGGCATGAACCGGCCGGAAGTCTCCGCATGTTTGGTGGTTGTGGCGTTAATCATCGGTACCGCCCGCACCAGAAACTTTTCCGTTCCAGCATCGGTACTCGCCCTGTCAGCTCCCGTGGCGGTGTCGATGCTGCTAGTCCACGCACCTTTTGGGAAACAACGCATCGCACCGCTGATCACCGCCGATGGAGTAGCCCAAGCAGGGGAGATGACGCTGCGTTTTATGGCATTGATGTCGTGCTTGATCGCGGCGATGACCTTTGTGAAAATCCCTGAACTGGTCAAAGCCGTGCAAATCAGCCCCCTGGGAAGTCGCGCGGCGTACATTGTTGGCTCATCGTTGCAGTTTCTTCCCCAGGGAAAGCTAACGGTGACAACGGCACGGGACGCAAACCAGTTGCGGGGGCGCCGAATCACTATGTCATCTGTAGTCCCAGCGGTTGTGCTACCGGTGATCACTGGTTTGCTGACGCACGGCGCGGCCCGTGGGCAGTTCCTAGAGACGACAGGCTATGACGTGCAAGGCCGACGCACCGTCCTACGCCCAGCCCCGGACAGCACAGCCCAGCGATTCTTGCGCTGGACAATACCGGTTGTGACCTTGGCGGTGGTCATTTGGATCTAGAGCTTCTCCCCACGACACTGGCGACAAGCCACAACCGCACAGTCCAGGTGATCGCCGATTCTGGGCAAGGCCTCAGCCGTCTCGCACGGACGCTGCACGAGAACGTGGCTGGTGTAGCCGTGGTGACGCAAGACCCACACGCGCACATCTCGCTGCTGCGCGAAACGGTCATCGAGGAAGTAGCGATCAGCCTCGAACAGTACGGTATCGCGCCCGAAGAGATGCAGCGCCGGTGCGAGCGTATCTTGCCGCTGAGCGGATTGACGCACCTCGCGGAACGCCACCCCACGGAGCTTTCGGGCGGACAGACCCGCAGATTAGCGATTGCCACCATCGCAATCCTTGAACCACGCGTCTTGGTCCTCGACGACCCTTTCGCCGGCCTTGATCCACACTCCATCACGCGCATCATTGAACTCTTCCGCGCCCTCCCGTCCGATATTATTGTGCTGGGAAATCGCCCGCGCCCAGAGCTCGGCGCGACCATGCTGTCGCTTGTCGACGACCACTTGATCCCACACACCCCGAGCAATCAAAAGGTCGCACTGCCGGAACGTGTGAGTGTGGCAGGACAGGCACCATGGGAGTTTCAAGGTGTGACCGCCCGGCGCGGAGGCCGCAAGAGGAAGTGGTGGCAGTTTCACACCGTGAATGCTGCCGAATTTGTCGTCGGCCCCC
The Corynebacterium breve genome window above contains:
- a CDS encoding histidine phosphatase family protein yields the protein MKLVLIRHGVTDWNAARRMQGQTDVPISDEGRAQAERIRPILESLAPGYVVTSALQRTIQTAEAAGLHIDKKDARLNEFSLGEWEGALIDELVAEEYDQWGLGKFTPPGGEDMDDFFLRINSAVFEALAHARKNNIDTVCIISHGGVIRRYLARGIGLNISKMVNPRHAGVSVLNIEAEDIRLEMYNYVGV
- a CDS encoding nucleoside hydrolase, coding for MASKPVLLDCDPGIDDTLALIYLAGLHSLGEIELHAVTTTAGNADVATTARNAAWVLNACGISTIPVVPGEPAPQKVPLVTTPETHGDSGLGYFNAPEHMLGDDYVDLWQRAVDTHGRDLHVIVTGPATNVSAFRSRDPQRFAELVNITVMGGAVNHRGNSTPTAEWNFWVDPHAAADIFDHAPCPITLCSLEVTDQMLVGPERLQDIVDKLGATAIAQYLPEILRFYFEFHQAKGEGYQAQIHDLLTCMIALGTIDFAATATTVAVETESPLLRGTSVADVRGHWGRQPNARLVTSAAIQAAHDEFDRACAALNR
- a CDS encoding ECF transporter S component, with product MSHETFSPARRIIAGVGALVIAATWVYLALVRPTNWESVGGSTEALIALAGYVGGAALLLIATLPVLPARTIGVIPVALVLNIVIGQIVGSVGIPLYLDSVGTILVAALAGPIAGLATGTLSSVVWGLLNPAALPFAAVSAATGWLSGTAIHRFGAFKNVLRVVLWGAVIGLICGMLAAPVAAFVYGGTAGVGTGALVSLFREMGNSLIGSVTLQSFVSDPLDKIVVMLIVFAAIKALPQKTLRAFRPLGTTSQEAN
- a CDS encoding energy-coupling factor transporter transmembrane component T, with the translated sequence MRTVNPLTALSLGFTGWIVALGMNRPEVSACLVVVALIIGTARTRNFSVPASVLALSAPVAVSMLLVHAPFGKQRIAPLITADGVAQAGEMTLRFMALMSCLIAAMTFVKIPELVKAVQISPLGSRAAYIVGSSLQFLPQGKLTVTTARDANQLRGRRITMSSVVPAVVLPVITGLLTHGAARGQFLETTGYDVQGRRTVLRPAPDSTAQRFLRWTIPVVTLAVVIWI
- a CDS encoding ATP-binding cassette domain-containing protein, with the translated sequence MDLELLPTTLATSHNRTVQVIADSGQGLSRLARTLHENVAGVAVVTQDPHAHISLLRETVIEEVAISLEQYGIAPEEMQRRCERILPLSGLTHLAERHPTELSGGQTRRLAIATIAILEPRVLVLDDPFAGLDPHSITRIIELFRALPSDIIVLGNRPRPELGATMLSLVDDHLIPHTPSNQKVALPERVSVAGQAPWEFQGVTARRGGRKRKWWQFHTVNAAEFVVGPLDITVYPGQVVLLQGENGSGKTTLLRAMAGLDGHAPVSDSVSLAFQHAADQVVDSTVEAFVGDRGIVDKLGFDPEQHPLDLPARDLRLAQLAAVSAQGRDIVLLDEPDVGLDTRGRTQAHELLADALRRGAGVVLTCHDESFVREVSGYAAVRGFVL